From Choristoneura fumiferana chromosome 7, NRCan_CFum_1, whole genome shotgun sequence, the proteins below share one genomic window:
- the HLH4C gene encoding helix loop helix protein 4C, with the protein MKSWLEASGMDDGSLSCMLVEPREALLPITGRENLAPRKRDRTLEPCTLSEEAYLSSGPGSPCAGLSREERRRRRRATLKYRTAHATRERIRVEAFNAAFAALRRLLPTLPPDKKLSKIEILRLAVCYIAYLNHVLDA; encoded by the exons ATGAAGAGCTGGCTGGAAGCGAGCGGGATGGATGACGGCTCTCTCTCGTGCATGTTGGTGGAACCTCGCGAGGCCTTGCTACCCATCACTGGCAGAGAAAATCTAGCGCCCAGAAAAAG AGACCGGACTTTAGAGCCATGTACATTATCCGAGGAAGCATATCTCTCCAGCGGCCCAGGCTCGCCGTGCGCAGGGTTGTCGCGCGAAGAACGCAGGCGCCGGCGACGGGCTACCCTCAAGTATCGTACCGCGCACGCAACTAGGGAACGCATTCGCGTCGAAGCCTTCAACGCGGCCTTTGCGGCACTAAGGCGGCTGCTGCCGACTCTGCCGCCTGATAAGAAGCTGTCCAAGATCGAAATATTACGACTAGCTGTTTGTTATATCGCGTACTTGAACCATGTTTTGGATGCGTAG